CGCTGCGCCTTCCGCATCCCGGTGCGAGACTTCGAGGGGAAGGTCGTGCACAGCTGCGTCGCCTTCAGCCAGCCGGGGACGGCCGCGCCTGCGCCGGTGGATGAAGGGCCCGAGTTCCAGGGACCCGTGGTTGACAGGTGCTGCCCTCGATGTGGCCACGAAGGAATGGCCTACCACACCCGACAGATGCGCTCCGCCGACGAGGGGCAGACGGTCTTCTACACCTGTACCCGCTGCAGGAGAAGgaagactcttgatttttttcccaggcAACGCAACAATTCTCCCTCGGATGGTGAGGGATATTGGGTTCTTAAGATCCTTTGTCCATCCTAGTTGCAATGTTTTGCTCCCATAGAAGGAAGTTATCATGTGGGGATTACCATTGTCCCTAGAGTACATCTACTCTAGTTGAGTTTCTTATCAAAGTTCTATTTTTCTGTATATGCCAGacatatgtatattattataatcTGTCTTATTCCAAAAGGAATTTAAATGAGTTTACAGAgatatatttgttctttcaataagTATATCAgctacaaaaaatatatataaattagtatatgagaaggaaaaagaaaaaaagtataaaaaatggaGGCAGGAATGAGACTAatagaaaaagtaattttaagtatTCCACCACTAAATCTATTTGTTTCCTGAgtttagagaaacaaaatgtaGGAATCTGGATATTGGAAGattgaacaaataatttaacCAGATCTCTTTGATGTGAGCTTAGACAACAAAAAATCTGATACTAAGGGATACCAGTATGTGCTTACTACTACAGTtggatattttggaaaaaaattttttattgctgttgagataaatgtaatatatattcgTTGTGATAGATTCATATGTAGAAAGATGCGGGGGAGAGTAAAAGATACAAGGAATCCCACTTTGGAGagatacttgttttttttaatgggttttgCTATACATGCTGAGGTGTATCCTTTTATCAGTTTGCCCACAAACTTGAAAGGAAAACACTTTGTAGTCCGGCACAATAAACACACtcggatgtaaaaaaaaaaaaaaataataactttattcttccgatccatgagcatggggtgcttttccatctttttgtgtcttcttcaatttctttcatgagtgttctatagttcctcaagtacaaaccctttacctctttggttaggttcattcccaggtatcttatagttcttggtgctatagtaaatggaagtgattctctcatttccctttctgtattttcattgttagtgtataagaaaaccactgatttctatacattgattttgtatcctaccacatcactaaattgctgtatgagttctagtagtttgggggtggagtcttgggttttccacataaagtatcatttcatatgtgaagagagagagattgacttctttgccaatttgaatgcattttatttctttttgttgtctgattgctgttgccagtaggacttctagtatatgctgaacaacagtggtgagagtgggcatccttgttgtgttcctaatctcaaaggaaaggctgtcagtttttccccattgagaataatatttgctgtgggtttttcataggcagattttatgaagttgaagaatgttccctctatccctatattttgaagagttttaatcaggaatggatgctctatcttgtcaaatgctttttcttcatcaattaaaaggaccatgtggttcttctctcttctctactgataagttgtatcacattgattgacttgtgaatgttgaactacccttgcatcccatggataaattccacctggtcatggtggataatctttttaatgtactgttggatcctgttagctaggatcttgttgagaatcttggcattcatattcatcagggatattagtctgaaattctcctttttgaaggggtctttgcctggtttggggatcagggtaatgctgcccTCTATGAAGGCAGACTTCATAGAAACagtctgtaagttttccttctgtttctattttttgaaagagcttcaggagaataggtgttatttcttctttgaatgtttgctagaattctccaggaaatctgtcaggtcctggacttttattttttgggagggttttggtcactgtttcaatctcattactagatattggtctattcaggttgttgatttcttcctgtttcagtctaagaagtttataggtttccaggaatgcatccatttcttctatgttgattaacttattggcatatagctgttaataatttctgataattttttctatttccttagtgttagtcatgatgtctctccttttattcatacttttattaatttgggtcctctctcttttcttttggattagtttggccagtgttttatcaatattattaattctttcaaagagccagctcctgttttcattgatgtgttctactgtatctctattttctaactcattgatctctaatcttaattatttcccttcttgtgcatgggataggcttaatttgttgttgattttccaattccttaaggtgtaaagagacatggtatatttggaatttttaaatttttttgagtgaggcttggatggctatgtatttcccccttaggaccacctttgccatatcccataggttttggactgaaatGTCTTCCTTCTCATGTTTTCCATgaattcagttcttctttgatttcctggttgatccaaacattcttgagcaggatatTCTTTAGCTTCCAATGTGTGTTTTCCTTGGAAACTTTTTCCtatggttgagctccagtttcaaagcattgtgacctAAGAATAtggagggaataatctcaatcgtttggtatcagttgagccctgatttgtgacccagtatgtggtgtattctggagaaatttccatgtgcactcaagaagaatgagtattctgttgttttagggtggaacgTTCTGTATATATATGggggtataaatatttatgattgttaGATCTTTGTGGATAAACCCTTTAataatgatgtagtgtccttctgtatctctgactaaagtctttagcttaaaatctaatttatctaatatgagaatcgctataccagttttcttttgaggtccattggcatgaaagatgtttctccatcccttcactttcagtctggatgtatctttaggttccaaatgtgtcCCGTGTAGACTGCATATGAACGGGTCCTGTCATTGTATCCAGTcagcaaccctgtgccattttatgggagcatttaggccattcacattgagggtaattattgaaagataagttatTGACATCATATTGCCTGTGaaatccttgtttctatagattgtctctgtaaatttgtgttctgtgtcactcttgggttctttcttcctttatagaacaccccttaatatttcttgtagtgccaacttggtggtcacatactctttcaaaccttgctggtcttggaagctctttatctctccgtgcattttgaatgtcagccttgctggataaagtattcttggctgcatgttcttctcatttactgcCCTGGATATGTCTTTCCAGTCCTTTTTGGCTTGCCAGTTTCTATGGACAGGTCTggtgttattctgatggaccttcctctgtacataaagAATCTCTTACCCCTAGCTTCCCTTAGGAACTCTAGTCcaaaattatgatttgtgaatttcacaattaagtgtctggaggtctttctagattcattgattttGTGGGGTAAcccttctgcctctaggacacaaataCTTATTCCATTCCCCAGACTAGGGAAATTTTCATCTAGAATTTATTcagctatatcttctagtctcCACACCCTCAGGGTTCTcagtaattctgacgttggaatatttcatggtgtcatttatttccctaattctgttttcatggcttctaagctgtttgttacaggcctcctcctgatccttcttttctatcagtttgtcttctagatcactaattcagtcttctgcctcagttaccctagctgttagattgcttagattagattggatctcattggtAGCATTTTTTAGTATTGCCAGATCAGCCCTCACTTTCGCCCTTAGAGTTTCTGTGTTGCCACTAACGGTCTTCTCCagcctagccattgcctggattattgttagcctgaattccctttcagGCATACTGTTTTTGTCCATagccaatagctctgatggagagggcacagtcttttgttgggtgttcctcctcctagtcattttggtgagaggtggttgaggggatgtgtagctgaatatatcagccagaatccaggcaaggtgcaccctggaatgtttCAGAGCAactggaagtcaccaccaaaaagaaagaaaaaagaaaaaagagagagagaaagagaaaaagaagaaacccagccaagatgagcccccaaagtaagatttataaggtacataaacaaaaatgaacaaacaaaaagaccaacgaaagtaaaagataaaaaaaagaaagaaagaaagaaagaaagaaagatccagccaaaatgaaccccaagaagaAGGTTGTAtagtacaaaaacaaatacactgaaGCACTAACAGAAAAATAAGGTGGGAAGATGGTTATAAACCCTCGATGTGAGCGAGGAAagttattttggttcttcctgggtgaatcttgttatctttgttaaaggactcaactttccagagatataggggaattaaaactggtttatatataggcaTAGTATTGAATAAGGAGAATGGATtacttgaagcttatatctatatgcataaataaaagaaagtaaagaaaaagaaacacaggtatatgtacaaaaaaattcaagataaaaagttattatggaatatgtattaaacctctagttgtaatggtaagtaggttaaaaaaattaaaagaacaagaatcatgagaatgaatttagaaaaaaaaagaaaagaagaaagaaaagttgtcTCTATGAAATATACTGGTTTGGGGGCAATACTGGGaacttaatatattattttcccctgatgttggggttttacagtatGGGGACCCTGTAGAgattttcctcttgttcttttagcttgtcttctaggggaggggcctgctgcatcccgcccccacccccgcagtcTTGCTTGGGCTGAGTCGCCCTGCCCCCTCttaaggggctgggctctgtggaaatggtttttcaggcttttgttctctggaggtttctgttctttggcagctttttgtggctttttggaggTTTGTTAGAAAGTAAGTTGTCCGTACCCAGACCTCTGTCTTGAAGAGAAGCCTCAATCTGCTttcctctgggtggtccagaacacaaaGACTCCCCTCTGCCAACTCCGCTGAGCACTGCAGCCTGCCTCAGGCAGTGCACATCCCCAGCCACCATCCCAGTGGTCGCCCAAGGCCCCCGCTCTGCGCCCCCATGCCACTAAAACCAGGAGCAGTATTGGTGAGCCCCATCCTGGGTGGCTGCTGCTGTCAGGACTGTGGTCTGGGGTCCAGGCCCATGCTGGGTGCGCTCAAGGTGCAGGTCCCGGAAGGCTGTGGGCTGAAGGACCCCCACCTGACAGCACGCCGAGTTCTCAGGGGTGGGCTGGGAGCATTCCGACTGCACTCAGACCCCTCCGCCAGTCGCAGAAGGTCGCGGGTCCAGAGACCGCTGGCCGGTGTCCACACCGGGTTCTCTCAGGCGGAGTTGGGAGTGCGCCCAGCTGAGCAGGGGTGCAAGCagcagaaagggggggggggctcagggaccatgcacTGGAGGccccgctgcactctctctggcacgGGTGGTCGCTGGTGGTGACCATCCGGGGACTGCGGGCTTAGGCCTGTGGCCATGACCGCAGGATTCccccagttgccccttaagatcttttgctctttttttttttttttttttttaagattttatttatttatttttgacaaagaaagacacagcgagatagggaacagaagcaaggggaatgggagagggagaagcaggcctcccgctgagcaaggagcccgatgtggggctcgattccaggaccctgggatcatgacctgagctgaaggcagacgcttaatgattgagccacccaggtgccccgatcttttgctcttttttgagTGCTCTTAACCAGACTCCAAATTACTGCTGGTCCCAACCACAGGGCACTTTCCTACTGGGGTATTTCTTTCCAATAGGTCACTTCtggaggctccctccctcttctgtttatcctctgatatcagtccagTCGCTCCCAGTACACTTTACCTCTCACTGGTGGCTTCTGCCCCcctagagatccagaagtgtataatcctacatctcaggctgatttcatgggtgttcagagtgttctggtagatgattagctcactttaggggaccggttgaaacagggtctcctacttctctgccatcttgcccctcctcctaccCATAAAATATTAGCATGAAGTTTTATACTCATGTTTTGTCTTTGCAAACAAAATATACTTGATTCTCATTATTTGGTGCTTTTGTATTTGCAAATTCACCTCCTCGCTAGAATTTGTTCATAAGCCCCACACAAATACTTGGGGTACTTTTTGCTGTCACAGAGTAGTGAGATCTGAGTTCCTCTTGGGGAAGCTCCCAGATGAGGCTGGAGGAGATGGTGCTCTGCTTTCTTGTTTCTGCTCTCATGGTACAAGCAGGGGTCTTTTCTCGGTCTGTCCAGTTgccacatttttcacatttttgtgccccccccctttttttttttttggcaatttcCCTGTTTAAAATAGTTCCCAAGTGTAATGCTAAAGTGCTGTGTAGTGTTCCTAAATTCACAGACACTATGCTATGCCCTCCTGGGGAGTATAGATATGTCAATAGGCTTTATCCAGGCACGAGCTGGCTGTTGGCCAAGAGTTCAATGTTACtgaatcaacaatatatattaatatatttttaaacaaaaacaaccaaaaaaaagttatattttgttGAGTTGATGAAAATGTGACCAGAGGCTCATAGGAACTTAACTGCGGATTTCTCCTGGGAGCAGTGGTTTAACATTTGCTAATTCACTATTCCTAGCAAATTTACAGACCATGGCTAACACGAATAATGAGAATTGActatatagatataattttaaagtctttaagaaaTACCTTataatcatggggcacctgggtggctcagtgggttaagccgctgccttcggctcaggtcacaatctcagggtcctgggatcgagccccacatcgggctctctgctcagcagggagcctgcttcctcctctctctctgcctgcctctctgcctgcttgtgatctctgtctgtcaaataaataaataaaatctttaaaaaaaaaaagaaataccttatAATCAGAAGCTCTAagtgttaatatatttttttctgtactgaactatcattaaaattatttttaatatgtaattaacatacacatatattgtACTTATTAAGTCAGTTTTACAGTGTGGGCAATTAAGTaagaaaaaacagaggaaaaaaaagatggaatgagGGAGATAGAGGaattatacctttattttttaccatgtgccaggaaaagaaaggaattaaaaatagggaacagaaatagaggaagagaaaaagaagatcagAGGATGAATGAAGAGAGAAGAGGGTAGAACCAAGAggccagaggaaaggaaaagggattttactatatatttagaGGGAGTGAAATGTGGAAAGAATTACACCTACCTGCAAAATGGAAGTCACTgggaatgcacacacacatgcatttaaaaaatgtctaaaatgtataaatcaaaattcttattcattttttaaaaaacagagaacttaatttttattgttttattgaaatctatcacataccatacaattaaCTTGAAGTATACAATTCAACCATAAAAGACCATCTTCCCATAAGacctcctccctttcccatccccctccctggTCCTAGGCAatactaatctactttctatctctataaaTTTGCCTGTCTTGGACACTTCATCGAAATGCATTCATACACTGTGTGATCTTCTGTgacccacttcttttttttcctcccactttATTGAGGTCAtaatcaacaaaaagaaattttgtacATTTCAGGTAATGTTCTGGTATACAGAGACATTGCAAAATGACTACCACAATCAAGCtgattaacatatccatcacctcatatagtaatggttttttgggttttttttggtatgtatggtgagaacacttaaaatCAATTCTtgtagcaaatttcaagtatatcatatagtattattaattatagttacCAGACTCTTCATTAACTCTCCAGAACACTCCTTAGTCAATTGATTCATTGTTCTGTGGAAGTGAATGTCCAATATTGTTATTAGGGATAAAATTTAgtgatgagggcgcctgggtggctcagtgggttaagccgctcggctcaggtcatgatctcagggtcctgggatcgagtcccgcatctggctttctgctcagcagggagcctgcttcctcctctctctctctgcttgcctctctgcctacttgtgatctctctctgtcaaataaattaaaaaaaaaatctttaaaaaaataacaaaaaatttagTGATGAGAAGTTTATGGGAATTATATCACCCAGTGGAAAAGAAGTGTTAGAAGCTGTACGACTTTGTGTTTATGATTTGTCTTGTTTTAAGAAATCCTGCAAAGGAAAATTAGTGCATCAACCTTTAAGTTCCAAAATTATTCTTTCCTCAGTCAAGTTGATTTGGtgcattccttttaaaatatggatGCTTAGTACATTTATACAGGAATTGTGATCAATTAGAAATAGAACCTCTGTGAAAATGTATGATTAAAGATGTCATTTAATTCACATGAAAATATCACCCAACCTACAAAGTAATTGGGTATATTTTAAGAACGTATTTTGTTACGTTAAATGAAAGAGTCTCTGCTTCTCCCAGGTTGTGTCATTTGCATTTACCCACATATGTTTCCTTTTAGAGGTAAATGAAATGGGTCCTTGGACTGTGTGGTCTTATACCCTATCCACGGTACGGTAAATCACATGCTGGGCAGTACTGAAACGTATTCGCAACTCACATAATCCTCATGCTTGAATTTGCAGGCCACCTTGACACAGATGCAAATAGAAATGATTTTGTAAATTACTGAGGTACCTAATTCAATCACATTCAATTATATGGTCATGTATGAGTAAATCTCATCCTGATAATTATATATGAGTAATCATGGTATTCAGAATCATAGTGTAGTTAACTATCTAAATTAGATCGAAAGAAATATCTATTTTGGATTGCATAGAACAAGTTTCATCTAACATTGAAAGGTCAGgctgaagacatttttaaatggcaCTTCCAAAAACTGCAGTGCTTTTATTGCCAAAAGACAGTAAAAAATGCACTTCTCCACATAATTTTGCAtgcaaaaaaggaaatcaaagaaataaatttcagtttCATCTTTTAACTGAATGTCAGTGATCAGCAAGAATCTTTGCCTCAATGTGTCTTTCTTAATAGCTTTGCGAGATGGTAGACCCACACGCTTCTGGTCTTTCTGAATGTGTTAACTTTCCTTATCTAGTTCCCAGTGATGCCTTTGGTGCTTTCTGACTTTTTTGGTTTGCTGAGCCCCCAAACCAAAACGTTACGCGAACACTTGATTTGAGACTGGTCTTGTGTGAAAACAGCTACCCTGTGAGAAGTGGTTTGTTCGAGGAATCCACGGTAGTTCCCAGACCCCATGGAGGTCCTTATTGCCTGGTTCACTCACTGGCCATGTCTGTCTCTTAGCCCAGTTTCTTTTGGCCTAAGCATAACTAGGAATAGTATGACTTATGCCTACAGTTTCAAAAACACAATAGGACGGGGAGAGCCTTTAGCCACAGTTTGCTAGACGACCACAAGATGGGGCTAAGTTATAAGTAAGCCGGCTAATTTGGGGCTCTGTGAGAGCAAGCAgttacctcattttatttttgcccttCGTGCTGGGGTTGGGAAGGGAGGCTGAGTTTTTAACAATGTAAAGCTTACACATTTTAACTAGCAATCGAAATATTTTGAAACCAACTCTGAAAGAAGTATTTCTTC
The genomic region above belongs to Neovison vison isolate M4711 chromosome 7, ASM_NN_V1, whole genome shotgun sequence and contains:
- the LOC122913955 gene encoding DNA-directed RNA polymerase I subunit RPA12-like, with the protein product MDGARSGSRFQSDLDFCPDCGYVLPLPGAQDTVTCVRCAFRIPVRDFEGKVVHSCVAFSQPGTAAPAPVDEGPEFQGPVVDRCCPRCGHEGMAYHTRQMRSADEGQTVFYTCTRCRRRKTLDFFPRQRNNSPSDGEGYWVLKILCPS